Proteins encoded within one genomic window of Chroicocephalus ridibundus chromosome 7, bChrRid1.1, whole genome shotgun sequence:
- the RBM43 gene encoding RNA-binding protein 43 encodes MATGQAAKSARTVVITGVPDGLLHDDVMTDILVIHFQMSKNNGGDVEEVLYPTMEKGVAYVTFEDQEVVESVLKKDDHRLEDKRLSRYYPLKVTRYCEHVFSSVTSILNMSIFKDQFVLEDLIQELKKKSTALSFGPLQSNGHISVQGPFPAIKLLRDSLLLKAKSLSEKDKGEESKPHQRPRRRLQQHRLTTETSNFIYDADWEKQVVVLDTDTYHYMKYFYPRTFLVNDDVVISNITDGDITTVYIEKAGSRADAEQVLRVKEKIENRSLKLHNALRKERIYFEEQTADEKRRYKQVCESLKPHYPHVLISLYDTHVDVVGNSSEIFEFIKEVSNKIQSLLQTR; translated from the exons ATG gcaacaggacaagctgCTAAATCAGCAAGGACGGTTGTCATCACTGGTGTTCCAGATGGCCTTCTGCACGATGATGTCATGACTGACATACTGGTGATTCACTTCCAAATGTCCAAGAATAACGGGGGAGATGTGGAAGAAGTACTGTATCCAACAATGGAAAAAGGAGTTGCATATGTAACTTTTGAAGATCAAGAAG TTGTAGAGAGTGTTCTAAAGAAGGATGACCATCGACTAGAAGACAAGAGGTTGTCCAGATACTATCCGCTGAAAGTAACCCGTTACTGTGAACAC GTCTTCAGCTCAGTCACGTCTATCCTCAATATGTCTATTTTCAAAGATCAATTTGTTTTAGAAGATCTGATACAAGAACTTAAAAAGAAGAGCACAGCTTTGAGCTTTGGTCCTTTGCAATCCAATGGGCATATTTCTGTTCAAGGGCCATTTCCAGCAATCAAATTGCTAAGAGACTCTCTCTTACTAAAAGCAAAATCCCTTTCAGAGAaggacaaaggagaagaaagtaagccCCATCAGAGACCAAGGAGGAGGCTACAGCAACACAGACTTACCACAGAGACAAGTAATTTCATTTATGATGCGGATTGGGAAAAACAAGTGGTTGTCCTTGACACAGATACATATCACTACATGAAGTACTTTTATCCCAGGACATTCCTAGTAAATGATGATGTTGTAATTTCGAACATTACTGATGGTGATATAACTACAGTGTATATTGAGAAAGCTGGAAGTAGGGCTGATGCTGAACAGGTACTAAGAGtcaaagagaaaattgaaaaccGGTCTCTCAAACTCCATAATGCTTTACGTAAAGAAAGGATTTACTTTGAGGAACAAACTGCAGATGAAAAGCGGAGATATAAACAGGTGTGTGAAAGTCTAAAACCCCATTACCCTCATGTTTTGATCAGTCTTTACGATACTCACGTTGATGTTGTAGGTAATTCTTCTGAGATTTTTGAATTTATAAAGGAAGTGAGCAATAAGATTCAGAGCCTGCTTCAAACTAGGTAG
- the NMI gene encoding N-myc-interactor, with amino-acid sequence MHFPKSGMGTQVSMDFTSPPLSLQDNGFSMVSPDPVGTSQDEMEKLKEELKKWKASFEKAEKVKADLLLCKLSANEECIKAEEELKKLKDFQEKQHKDIIMSRDTQERELNVLKQENAELKREIEKLKEDLAEYSSVPSQDSQIKKKVAGMKLKFTHMEDMRDDYSDMDTHCVFGATTKIPFRLNQNQALLTFEDEEVAQRLIKMGKHTVNLDNKIADVSVKPFTLDMGIKFELHVTMSGKKINVSEVPDLSIPEDWVRDKLELNFYKSEQGGGGEVEHVGYDKQSRTAVITFLRPGAANGFVNCTKYPFFVNGRCYRLSVSPDINVHLEKFQLYCGISKKTILLKGIQEVEDDEESVQDMIEIHFQKPSNGGGEIENIKYVSKGVTWVCFEEDA; translated from the exons agtATGGTAAGCCCCGACCCTGTTGGCACATCACAAGATGAGATGGAAAAACTTaaagaagaactgaagaaatgGAAGGCAAGTT ttgaaaaagctgaaaaagtaaaAGCTGACCTTCTTCTCTGTAAATTAAGTGCCAATGAAGAGTGCATtaaagcagaggaggagctgaAAAAGCTCAAGGACTTTCAAGAGAAACAGCATAAGGACATTATTATGTCTAGGGACACCCAGGAG AGAGAACTCAATGTACTAAAACAAGAAAACGCTGAGCTGAAGAGAGAGATTGAAAAGCTCAAAGAAGACCTTGCAGAATATAGTTCTGTGCCTTCGCAGGATAGTCAG attaaaaaaaaggtagcgGGAATGAAACTGAAGTTCACTCACATGGAAGACATGAGGGATGATTATTCAGATATGGATACTCACTGTGTTTTTGGTGCAACTACAAAAATTCCATTCAGACTGAATCAAAACCAGGCACTGCTTACTTTTGAAGATGAAGAAG TTGCCCAGAGACTGATAAAAATGGGTAAGCATACTGTGAACCTGGACAACAAAATAGCAGATGTGAGTGTGAAGCCTTTTACACTTGACATGGGAATCAAATTTGAG ctcCATGTCACTATGTCGGGAAAGAAGATCAATGTTTCAGAAGTACCTGACCTATCCATTCCTGAAGACTGGGTGAGAGACAAATTAGAGCTGAACTTCTACAAATCTGAAcagggcggaggaggagaagTAGAACATGTGGGCTATGACAAGCAGTCTAGAACAGCCGTTATTACGTTCCTCAGACCTGGAG CAGCTAACGGCTTTGTGAACTGTACTAAATACCCTTTCTTTGTAAATGGAAGGTGCTATAGGCTTTCTGTGTCCCCAGACATCAACGTACACTTGGAAAAGTTTCAG CTCTATTGTGGGATTTCTAAGAAGACCATTCTGTTGAAAGGAATTCAAGAGGTGGAAGATGATGAGGAAAGTGTACAGGACATGAttgaaattcattttcaaaagccTAGTAATGGCGGCGGGGAAATAGAGAATATCAAATATGTATCAAAAGGAGTAACATGGGTTTGTTTTGAGGAGGATGCTTAG